One segment of Coffea arabica cultivar ET-39 chromosome 7c, Coffea Arabica ET-39 HiFi, whole genome shotgun sequence DNA contains the following:
- the LOC113697539 gene encoding probable cytokinin riboside 5'-monophosphate phosphoribohydrolase LOGL1, which translates to MGKFKKVCVFCGSNSGYRKIFSDAALDLGKELVQRKVDLIYGGGSIGLMGLVSQTVYDGGCNVLGVIPKALVSVEISGEAVGEVTIVSDMHERKAEMARRADAFIALPGGYGTMEELLEIISWSQLGIHDKPVGLLNIDGYYDCLLGLFDKGVEEGFIRHSARHIVISAQTAGELIEKMEEYEPLHDKVAPSQSWDVKDCKLAKS; encoded by the exons ATGGGCAAGTTCAAGAAGGTTTGCGTCTTCTGCGGAAGTAATTCAGGGTACAGAAAGATATTCAGCGATGCAGCCCTTGATCTTGGAAAAGAATTG GTGCAAAGAAAGGTAGACCTAATCTACGGAGGAGGGAGCATTGGTCTGATGGGATTGGTTTCCCAAACAGTATATGATGGTGGATGCAATGTTCTAGG agtGATTCCAAAGGCTCTCGTTTCGGTAGAG ATATCAGGCGAGGCAGTTGGAGAAGTGACCATAGTTTCTGACATGCATGAAAGGAAAGCTGAAATGGCTCGTAGGGCCGATGCTTTCATAGCTCTTCCTG GAGGGTACGGAACAATGGAGGAGCTGCTTGAGATAATATCATGGTCGCAGCTTGGAATTCATGATAAACCG GTTGGCCTCTTAAACATTGATGGATATTATGATTGCTTGCTTGGATTATTTGACAAAGGGGTTGAAGAGGGATTTATTAGGCACTCGGCTAGGCATATTGTCATATCTGCACAAACTGCTGGAGAGCTTATAGAGAAGATGGAG GAATATGAACCATTGCATGACAAAGTTGCACCAAGCCAAAGTTGGGATGTTAAGGACTGTAAACTTGCAAAGTCGTAG
- the LOC113697530 gene encoding uncharacterized protein translates to MKELNSASDPIGQNLIKFISNVCFSVFVFSVLIVTVIAITYQPPDPWESSRALTKVFTQVENATFKTDTSVLKTGEDIAESPRLAPAGASLSITDDVIERTEADLKNVSLKSGCEDTGVINCSDPRVLITIERFNLRAFRSLAFLDYQHPVNGSAPNECDVAWRFRNKKEKSWRKYRDFRRFTIGFKDDCSYKVIHAGRWHSGLNARRPRIRTNATRNGPRNKTAPVVRDDEINDTLPVLGSDLAFRNGRYLYYSHGGDYCKGMNHYLWSFLCALGEAQYLNRTFVMDLSICLSSSYTQSHRDEEGKDFRFYFDFEHLKETASVVDEEEFHKDWKRWDKTHKKKIPVRKVADYKVTPMQLKKDKSTIILRQFDAPEPDNYWYRVCEGPAAKYIQRPWHALWKSKRLMNIVTAISGSMDWDYDAVHVIRGEKAQNKELWPHLDADTSPEALVQKLQTPVMPWRHLYVATNEPFYSYFDKLRSHYKVHLLDDYKEMWGNTSEWYNDTRLLNGGRPVEFDGYMRVEVDTEVLYRAKTRVETFYNLTKDCKDGINTC, encoded by the coding sequence ATGAAGGAATTAAACTCAGCAAGTGACCCAATTGGGCAAAACCTAATAAAATTCATAAGCAATGTGTGTTTTTCAGTTTTTGTATTCTCAGTTCTCATAGTTACCGTAATTGCAATAACATACCAGCCCCCTGATCCATGGGAGTCCTCCAGAGCCCTCACTAAGGTTTTTACACAAGTTGAAAACGCCACTTTTAAAACTGATACTTCTGTACTTAAAACTGGTGAGGATATTGCTGAGTCTCCAAGATTAGCTCCTGCGGGGGCAAGTTTATCTATTACTGATGATGTGATTGAGAGAACTGAAGCGGATCTTAAAAATGTGAGCTTGAAATCTGGTTGTGAAGATACAGGTGTCATAAATTGCTCAGATCCTAGGGTGTTGATAACTATAGAGAGGTTCAACTTGAGGGCCTTTAGGTCCCTTGCATTTTTAGATTATCAACATCCTGTTAACGGTTCGGCGCCTAATGAGTGTGATGTAGCGTGGAGGTTTAGAAATAAGAAGGAGAAATCTTGGAGGAAGTATAGGGATTTCAGAAGGTTTACCATTGGGTTCAAGGATGATTGCAGTTATAAGGTGATCCATGCAGGGCGTTGGCACTCAGGTTTGAATGCCCGCCGTCCTAGGATTCGAACAAATGCCACTAGAAATGGTCCGAGAAACAAAACTGCTCCTGTTGTTAGAgatgatgaaataaatgataCGCTTCCGGTGTTAGGATCAGATTTGGCATTTAGAAATGGGAGATACCTGTATTATTCACATGGTGGGGATTATTGTAAAGGAATGAATCATTACCTATGGAGCTTTTTGTGCGCTTTAGGTGAGGCTCAGTATCTGAATAGGACATTTGTGATGGATTTGAGTATTTGTTTGTCCTCCTCTTACACTCAGAGTCATAGGGATGAGGAGGGAAAAGATTTTAGGTTCTACTTTGATTTTGAGCATTTGAAGGAGACGGCATCAGTTGTGGATGAGGAGGAGTTCCATAAAGATTGGAAGAGATGggataaaacacataaaaaGAAAATCCCTGTGAGAAAGGTTGCAGATTATAAAGTTACACCAATGCAGTTGAAAAAAGATAAGAGCACTATTATATTGCGGCAATTTGATGCTCCTGAGCCGGACAACTACTGGTATCGGGTCTGTGAAGGTCCAGCAGCTAAATACATCCAGAGGCCCTGGCATGCACTTTGGAAATCAAAGAGACTAATGAATATAGTTACGGCAATTAGTGGGAGCATGGACTGGGACTATGATGCTGTTCATGTTATTCGAGGAGAGAAGGCACAGAATAAGGAACTATGGCCTCATCTTGATGCTGACACATCTCCGGAGGCGCTTGTTCAAAAACTGCAAACACCAGTTATGCCTTGGAGGCATTTGTATGTTGCTACTAATGAACCATTTTACAGTTACTTTGATAAGCTGAGATCTCATTACaaggttcatttgcttgatgaCTACAAGGAAATGTGGGGAAATACCAGTGAATGGTACAATGACACAAGGCTTTTGAATGGTGGGCGCCCAGTTGAGTTTGATGGATATATGAGAGTTGAGGTGGACACTGAAGTCCTTTACAGGGCAAAGACAAGGGTTGAAACGTTCTATAACTTGACAAAAGATTGCAAGGATGGAATTAATACTTGCTGA